Proteins encoded within one genomic window of Jiangella mangrovi:
- a CDS encoding MBL fold metallo-hydrolase, translating to MTTTDHDAGLRLTVLGCRAGMPEPGWPSSGYLVHAPGGEILLDCGPGVAAKAAMRAAELSAVFISHMHTDHCLDLLILGKARTQGPLPATKLPLYVPPGATRTLHRFNELFPLGTDGPGDHPTDHVFRDVFDVVEYEPLRPVRAAGATVLPVPMRHRQPCCGFRVTTERASLAYTGDTGAGSDFAPLVTDVDLLVAEATLDEPDRTAHGHLCAAEAGQIAARHGARALLLTHWAHTGRDWIDAQVARAGEHYRGRIDVAVPDHTFHVDTDTQET from the coding sequence GTGACGACCACCGACCACGACGCGGGCCTGCGCCTCACCGTCCTCGGCTGCCGGGCCGGCATGCCCGAACCCGGCTGGCCCAGCTCCGGCTACCTCGTGCACGCGCCCGGCGGCGAGATCCTGCTGGACTGCGGCCCGGGGGTCGCGGCGAAGGCGGCAATGCGCGCCGCCGAGCTGTCCGCCGTCTTCATCAGCCACATGCACACCGACCACTGCCTCGACCTGCTGATCCTCGGCAAGGCCCGGACCCAGGGGCCGCTGCCCGCGACCAAGCTGCCGCTGTACGTCCCGCCGGGCGCCACGCGGACGCTGCACCGGTTCAACGAGCTGTTCCCGCTGGGCACCGACGGGCCCGGCGACCACCCCACCGACCACGTGTTCCGCGACGTGTTCGACGTCGTCGAGTACGAGCCGCTCCGGCCGGTCCGGGCCGCCGGCGCCACCGTCCTCCCCGTCCCGATGCGGCACCGGCAGCCCTGCTGCGGCTTCCGGGTCACGACGGAGCGCGCATCGCTCGCGTACACCGGCGACACCGGCGCGGGCTCGGACTTCGCACCGCTCGTCACCGACGTCGACCTGCTGGTCGCCGAGGCGACGCTCGACGAGCCGGACCGCACCGCGCACGGCCACCTGTGCGCCGCGGAGGCCGGGCAGATCGCCGCCCGGCACGGCGCCCGCGCCCTGCTGCTCACGCACTGGGCCCACACCGGCCGCGACTGGATCGACGCCCAGGTCGCGCGCGCCGGCGAGCACTACCGCGGCCGCATCGACGTCGCGGTCCCCGACCACACCTTCCACGTCGACACCGACACCCAGGAGACCTGA